The DNA segment CCAGGTCTGACGGATCGATCAATTGGGGCGAGTCTGTGCCGGTGGCGGGCGGGAGTATGTCGCCGTTGGCATCGAACCAGGGGGACATGTCCGCAGCGATGGCGTTGTCGGCCGGTGAAGTTTTATGTGCCGGATATTTGCCGTACTGGTTCTGGATAGAATAGCTGACGTGCTCGTAAGGCGTGTCGCCGAAATCCCACATATCGATAAGCTCTGTCGAGCTACCATCGCCATTGAAACGGGTAGCACCAATAACAGCAGGGCAAACTAATGCGGACGGATCCAGATCCATCTCGCGAGTCAGAATGTACCAGCTCGCGGTGAGAGTTCTCGGTGCATGTTCATATTTGTCACCTGGATCGAAAGATGCTTTTGGATCGTCGTAGTCCCACCCCAGCTTCTGTGACCATGGACCATCCCCACCAGCTACAGGGAATTCGTCATTGTTATAGTAAGCATAAGCGGCAAGAGCAGTGCCAACACCTTTAAGATTGTTATAGCACTTAAGCTTGGGTGAATAAACCACAACACACCCAAGGAAGGAAGTCATCATAAAAGAAATTATGATCAATGTTATAACTGTAACAAAAACATCAATTCTTGACAGTTTTGATTGTCCCATGGTCAGCCCTTTCGGCAAACAGCTACACCAATTTGCGGTAGAGAGACTCTATTGTATCGACCATTGTTTCGGGTGCAAATTGTTTTGTTACTTTTTTGCGGGCGTTTTGGCCGAGCTGCCGGCGGAGGTTCGGGTCGGCGATCAGTTCCGCGCAGGCTTCGGTGAGTGCGGGCACGTCTTCGGGGGGGATGAGTCGGCCGGTCTCAGGGGTGACGACCTCTTTTGCGCCGTCGATGTCGAACGAGACGACGGGTTTGCCCGCTAGCATCGCCTGGGGCAGTGCGCGTGCGAGTCCCTCGCGGAGCGAGCAGTGCACGAGAATGTCGGATGCGTGCATGACCATGGGGATGTCGGAGGGGTCGACCATGCCGGCGAATTTGAAACGGTATGAGAGGTTGGCAAGCTGTATCTGCTGCTGGAGGTCGGAGCGGAGGTGGCCGTCGCCGACGAACAGCCAGGTGCAGTCAGGGAAGCGGGAGGCGAGTTTTTTCGCGGATTCGATGATGTATTCGTGGCCCTTGAGCTCTGCAAGGCGGGCGACGGTCGCGAGGACGACGGACTCACTGCTCAGGCCGTACTTGCGGCGGAAATCGGCGATCCGCTGCTGGCCGGGATGTGCGAGATATGCGTCTTCTTCGATGGCGGAATAGGCGGTGGTGTACATATCCGGCGTGCCGAGTTTCGCGGCCAGCGCCTTTTCGCTCATCGTGTCAGCCACGGTGAGCATCGCGTCGGTGCGTTTGGCGGCGGCACGTTCGATGGCGATGTAGAGTGCGTTTAGATGGCCCGCCTGGTAATCGTGGAACGCCAGGCCGTGGATCGTGTGGACGACCTTGGGGAAGCCGGGTTTGCCGAACTTGCCCTTGAGCCTGTGGGCGGCGAAACGTCCGAGGATACCCGCCTTTGCGCTGTGTGTGTGCACGATATCGGGCTTTAGCTCGGTCAGCAGCCGTTTGATCTTCTTATATGCACGGCGGTCCAGCCGGGGTGCGATCTCGCGGCGCATTTCGTCGACGACGATCGTCTCGAAGCCGCTGTTGCGCGTCCAGTCGTAGAGGTGACCCTCGGGGCCGAGTGCGGGCCCGGTGATCAGCGTGACGTCATGGCCGTGCTCGGCAAGAAGCCTGCAGGTGATGAGTGTGTTTTCCTGTGCGCCGCCGAGTATGAGCCTGGTAATTATATGAACGATCTTCATTTGCATTCCGGTAAAGTATCAGTGTGGTTCAGGGTTAATATCGGCAGGTCGGGCGGCGGAAGTACACAAGTTCGCACCTACATATCAAAATCTATTCGCATCAGGCACAGACCCGAGCCGGGAGCGAGCGGGCCGGCCTTGGTGCGGTCGCAGGCGGCGACGATGTCCTTCACGCGGTCGGCCTGCCAGCGTCCCCTGCCGACCTCCACAAGCGTGCCGGCGATGATGCGTACCATATTATAGACGAATCCGTCGCCTTCGACGTCGATGTAGACCCAGTCGCCGTCTTCGGTCACTTCGCAGCGGAAAACCGTGCGCACGTGGTTTTTACGGTGGTCGCCGGATGACGAGAACGACTTGAAATCATTCTTGCCGACGATGTGTTCCGCGGCAGCGTTCATCGCATCGATGTCCAGGTCCGCATGGTAGTGCCAGCAGTGCTTGATGTGCAGCACCGGACGGACGGAGCCTGTATAGATAGTGTATCGGTAATGCTTGCGGACGGCGTTTGTGATGGCTGAGAACTTATCCGGCGCGTCGACCGCTTCGAGGATCGCGATGTCATCGGGCAGGATATTGTTCAGCGCCCGGCGGAAATTGGCGGTCGGCACGACGGTGTCGATCTTCATGTTGGCGACCTGGCCCAGCGCGGATACGCCCGCGTCGGTGCGGGATGCCCCCACCAGGTGTACGCGGACATCCTCGCCGACAAGCTTTTTGATGGCCCGCTGGCAGGTATCCTGTACGGTGGCGGCGCCCGGCTGTTTCGCCCAGCCGTGATAGGCGCTGCCGTCGTACTGGATCACTAATTTGACATTCCGCTTGGCCATGGCTGCATCTGGAGGGGTTTAGAGCAGTTTTTCCGCGATC comes from the Anaerohalosphaera lusitana genome and includes:
- a CDS encoding glycosyltransferase family 4 protein; this translates as MKIVHIITRLILGGAQENTLITCRLLAEHGHDVTLITGPALGPEGHLYDWTRNSGFETIVVDEMRREIAPRLDRRAYKKIKRLLTELKPDIVHTHSAKAGILGRFAAHRLKGKFGKPGFPKVVHTIHGLAFHDYQAGHLNALYIAIERAAAKRTDAMLTVADTMSEKALAAKLGTPDMYTTAYSAIEEDAYLAHPGQQRIADFRRKYGLSSESVVLATVARLAELKGHEYIIESAKKLASRFPDCTWLFVGDGHLRSDLQQQIQLANLSYRFKFAGMVDPSDIPMVMHASDILVHCSLREGLARALPQAMLAGKPVVSFDIDGAKEVVTPETGRLIPPEDVPALTEACAELIADPNLRRQLGQNARKKVTKQFAPETMVDTIESLYRKLV
- the truA gene encoding tRNA pseudouridine(38-40) synthase TruA, which translates into the protein MAKRNVKLVIQYDGSAYHGWAKQPGAATVQDTCQRAIKKLVGEDVRVHLVGASRTDAGVSALGQVANMKIDTVVPTANFRRALNNILPDDIAILEAVDAPDKFSAITNAVRKHYRYTIYTGSVRPVLHIKHCWHYHADLDIDAMNAAAEHIVGKNDFKSFSSSGDHRKNHVRTVFRCEVTEDGDWVYIDVEGDGFVYNMVRIIAGTLVEVGRGRWQADRVKDIVAACDRTKAGPLAPGSGLCLMRIDFDM